A single region of the Marinobacter nanhaiticus D15-8W genome encodes:
- the fliF gene encoding flagellar basal-body MS-ring/collar protein FliF: protein MASVPAEATNTNAPATTEAGGESRSDLLFGFNRLTLLRQIGLMVGLAASVALGVAVVLWAQEPNYQPVVGDLSAYNPQEVTTILEQAGIEYRMEPRSGALLVAADDVYNARLKLAAAGVTDEKTVGYELLDQERGLGTSQFMETLSYRRGLEGELARTISSMKSVRGARVHLAIPERSVFVRDARHPSASVFLDVFAGRRLGPEQISAIVNLVAGSVPEMRKDDVTVVDQAGNLLSDQEANQERQQMQDQYEYGARIEQKLTKRVASIVSPIVGDDRFRAEVSADLDFSAVEQAEELFNPEQRAIRSERELSEQRVSGANGGIPGALSNQPPGEATAPEVAANQEGEGGEAAAPPPVNVRSESTRNYEMDRTVSYIRQEQGTIERLTVAVAVDDRRTVDPQTGEVSYQPWSEQELQRLTVLIRDAVGYSAARGDSVTVMNTAFAPEQQVQFEEPGFWEQPWFWDLMKQVLAGLVILILVLGLLRPTLKSLSGAGRQERESEMGGAGEYDSLENLGGDDALRSAMERSEDLLLPGAGDGYDSQLNALKGVIAEDPARVAQVMRQWVNVDD from the coding sequence ATGGCAAGCGTACCCGCTGAAGCAACGAATACGAACGCCCCGGCGACAACCGAGGCCGGCGGCGAGAGCCGCAGCGACCTGCTGTTCGGCTTTAACCGGCTGACCCTGCTGCGCCAGATTGGTTTGATGGTGGGCCTTGCGGCCAGCGTCGCCCTTGGTGTGGCCGTCGTACTCTGGGCCCAGGAGCCGAACTACCAGCCGGTGGTTGGCGACCTGTCTGCGTACAATCCCCAGGAAGTCACCACGATTCTTGAGCAGGCAGGCATCGAATACCGTATGGAACCCCGCTCCGGCGCGCTCCTGGTAGCGGCGGACGATGTCTACAATGCGCGTCTCAAGCTGGCTGCAGCCGGAGTCACCGATGAGAAAACGGTGGGCTACGAACTGCTGGACCAGGAGCGTGGCCTGGGAACTTCACAGTTCATGGAAACACTGAGCTACCGTCGTGGCCTTGAAGGCGAACTGGCGCGCACGATCTCCAGCATGAAGAGTGTCCGCGGTGCTCGCGTTCACCTGGCGATTCCAGAGCGTTCGGTATTCGTACGCGACGCGCGTCATCCCTCGGCCTCGGTTTTCCTGGATGTCTTTGCCGGGCGCCGTCTTGGACCAGAGCAGATTTCCGCCATCGTGAATCTGGTGGCTGGTAGTGTGCCGGAGATGCGCAAGGATGACGTCACTGTCGTCGACCAGGCGGGCAACCTGCTGTCGGACCAAGAGGCCAACCAGGAACGCCAGCAGATGCAGGACCAGTACGAATATGGTGCCCGCATCGAGCAGAAGCTGACCAAGCGGGTGGCGAGTATCGTGTCGCCGATTGTTGGCGACGACCGTTTCCGTGCCGAGGTTTCTGCAGATCTCGATTTCTCCGCGGTGGAGCAGGCGGAAGAGTTGTTCAACCCGGAACAGCGGGCCATCCGTTCCGAGCGTGAACTGAGCGAACAGCGTGTTTCCGGTGCCAACGGCGGTATTCCTGGCGCATTGAGCAACCAGCCCCCTGGCGAAGCCACTGCGCCTGAAGTTGCAGCCAACCAGGAAGGCGAGGGGGGCGAAGCTGCGGCGCCGCCGCCGGTCAACGTACGTAGCGAATCGACCCGCAATTATGAAATGGATCGCACGGTGAGCTACATTCGACAGGAGCAGGGGACGATCGAGCGCCTGACTGTCGCAGTCGCTGTGGACGACCGTCGTACTGTCGATCCGCAAACCGGTGAGGTGAGCTATCAGCCCTGGTCCGAGCAGGAGCTGCAGCGGCTGACCGTATTGATTCGCGATGCCGTTGGCTATTCAGCAGCCCGTGGTGACAGTGTTACGGTTATGAATACGGCCTTTGCGCCTGAGCAGCAGGTCCAGTTCGAGGAGCCGGGTTTCTGGGAACAGCCCTGGTTCTGGGACCTGATGAAGCAGGTGCTGGCGGGTCTGGTGATCCTGATCCTGGTGCTTGGCCTGCTTCGCCCAACACTGAAGAGCCTGTCGGGCGCAGGGCGTCAGGAACGTGAAAGCGAAATGGGTGGCGCCGGCGAATACGACAGCCTGGAGAATCTTGGCGGCGACGATGCCCTGCGCTCAGCAATGGAGCGTAGCGAAGACCTTCTTTTGCCGGGTGCCGGAGATGGCTATGATAGCCAGCTGAACGCGCTGAAAGGCGTTATCGCAGAAGACCCGGCGCGGGTAGCCCAGGTCATGCGCCAGTGGGTGAATGTGGATGACTGA